From a single Nostoc edaphicum CCNP1411 genomic region:
- a CDS encoding ribonuclease D: protein MPYLTSASEISAIVAEYTKAKTLWIDTEVADYKSRNPRLSLIQVLDNPQDMSGDRVYLLDVLDQQNIIAEFIEEIMINSAIEKVFHNANYDLKLLGNKKAKNITCTLEMAKKIPYYLLPLPNYQLKTIATALCSFNNIDKQEQKSDWGKRPLTEEQIEYAYLDCIYLAQIHLNLLRLQAQATPDSATEDLISLSTRYLQLEQQCKLLNSEFEHLQERMKKAMQAQNISETSYYKLTSYERTTVKATFTELARLAQTQGINLDFPITITQKLQKDLGQNLEQLSVDIEKSISWRLTSKIQESETEDE, encoded by the coding sequence ATGCCCTACCTTACTTCCGCCAGCGAAATTAGTGCGATTGTCGCTGAATATACCAAGGCTAAAACGCTGTGGATAGATACAGAAGTGGCTGACTATAAAAGTCGTAATCCTAGATTATCACTGATTCAGGTATTAGATAATCCTCAAGATATGAGTGGCGATCGCGTCTACCTTTTAGATGTCTTAGATCAGCAGAACATTATAGCAGAATTTATTGAAGAAATTATGATAAATTCTGCCATTGAAAAAGTTTTTCACAATGCCAATTATGATCTAAAGCTTCTCGGCAATAAGAAAGCCAAAAATATTACCTGCACTTTGGAAATGGCAAAAAAAATTCCCTATTATCTTCTACCATTACCCAACTACCAACTCAAGACTATAGCTACTGCACTTTGTAGCTTTAACAATATTGACAAACAAGAACAAAAAAGTGATTGGGGAAAACGTCCCCTGACTGAAGAACAGATAGAGTATGCTTATTTAGATTGTATTTATCTGGCTCAAATCCACTTAAATTTGTTGAGATTACAAGCCCAAGCCACTCCGGACTCCGCAACGGAAGACTTAATATCACTAAGTACCAGATACTTACAACTTGAACAGCAATGCAAGTTGTTGAACTCTGAATTTGAGCATTTACAAGAACGCATGAAAAAAGCTATGCAAGCTCAAAATATATCTGAAACTTCTTATTATAAGCTGACTAGTTATGAACGGACTACAGTCAAAGCTACATTTACAGAATTGGCAAGGCTAGCACAAACTCAAGGTATTAATTTAGATTTTCCCATTACAATAACTCAGAAACTCCAAAAAGATTTAGGGCAAAATCTGGAACAATTGTCTGTAGATATTGAGAAAAGCATCTCTTGGCGGCTGACTTCCAAAATTCAAGAGAGTGAAACAGAAGATGAGTAA
- a CDS encoding TIR domain-containing protein, translated as MNQIYISYAWKDNQSELGRQREELVDKICAALVSERYNLIRDRNYLTLGKSIQNFMQEIGRGNYVILVVSDKYLRSEYCMFEAVEIMKHKDYEQKVFPVVLQDANIYTKEGKIEYIKYWKQQREKIEEIIDSKLFSHEYSAMHNVAAKIIEISEKIDEFMFFISDKLSVNPTNNFNAFINQLNDAIRNDAVQLRSKKNILVAGTGNFNIPEEVNWCTQKLGEKIAEYNYNLITGGWEGVDYVVADKFAEKIAQKNIRLTDKLTHFVPQGKQPVFKGGKVEYTESGINEWLNCLRHSDLVILVGGVGGTYETYLYAKQEKIPVIPIVCTNGDAKKVFDEMLANWDSKLMGNISPEKFKSLNQYINDPSTAEDVINDVMDIVNEIIFAKTMLNL; from the coding sequence TGTGCAGCACTTGTTTCTGAACGTTATAACTTAATTCGCGATCGCAACTATTTAACGCTAGGTAAAAGTATACAGAACTTCATGCAGGAAATCGGGCGTGGTAACTATGTAATTCTTGTAGTCAGCGACAAATATTTGCGATCGGAATACTGTATGTTTGAAGCTGTTGAAATCATGAAACACAAGGATTATGAGCAAAAAGTTTTTCCAGTTGTTTTACAGGATGCCAATATATATACCAAAGAAGGCAAGATAGAGTACATAAAATACTGGAAGCAACAGAGAGAAAAAATAGAAGAAATCATTGATTCCAAACTATTTTCCCATGAATATTCAGCAATGCATAACGTTGCAGCAAAAATTATAGAAATTTCAGAAAAAATTGATGAGTTTATGTTTTTCATCTCAGATAAATTAAGCGTAAATCCAACTAATAACTTTAATGCATTTATCAATCAGCTTAATGATGCTATTAGAAATGATGCTGTTCAACTCAGAAGTAAAAAAAACATTTTAGTTGCAGGAACAGGAAACTTTAATATTCCTGAAGAAGTGAATTGGTGTACTCAAAAGCTTGGTGAAAAAATAGCAGAATATAACTACAACCTAATCACAGGTGGATGGGAGGGAGTAGATTATGTTGTAGCGGATAAGTTTGCTGAAAAAATAGCACAAAAAAATATTCGCTTAACCGATAAGTTAACCCACTTTGTTCCACAAGGAAAACAACCTGTATTTAAGGGTGGAAAAGTCGAATACACAGAGTCAGGTATTAATGAATGGCTCAATTGTCTGCGACATTCAGATTTGGTTATTCTTGTGGGGGGTGTCGGCGGAACTTATGAGACTTATCTGTATGCTAAACAAGAAAAAATTCCGGTGATTCCTATTGTATGCACTAATGGCGATGCCAAAAAAGTGTTCGACGAAATGCTGGCAAATTGGGATAGTAAATTAATGGGAAATATCTCACCGGAAAAATTCAAGTCACTGAATCAATATATCAATGACCCATCAACAGCAGAAGATGTAATAAATGATGTGATGGATATTGTTAACGAAATTATTTTTGCAAAAACCATGTTAAATCTGTAA
- a CDS encoding BON domain-containing protein, with the protein MKKLIPLLISGILVVGTFGCEEAPKTGSETPSTTNQAAQAPATPASQINQTADKTAKIPGKEATPLAASTDTKVKTNSEKTAATKAKSDLKTEVSEKLNKGLPGNKLQVENKEGEIILKGTAASTEELKKAETLAKEVQGVKTVKVEAKVDTVKKP; encoded by the coding sequence ATGAAAAAGCTAATTCCATTGCTAATTAGTGGCATTTTGGTAGTTGGTACTTTTGGCTGCGAAGAGGCTCCTAAAACTGGTTCAGAAACTCCTAGCACAACTAATCAAGCTGCTCAAGCACCAGCAACACCAGCTTCTCAGATAAATCAAACTGCGGATAAAACTGCCAAAATTCCAGGAAAAGAAGCAACTCCTTTAGCAGCGAGTACAGATACTAAAGTTAAAACCAATTCTGAAAAAACAGCAGCCACAAAAGCTAAGAGCGACTTAAAAACTGAAGTTAGCGAAAAATTGAACAAAGGCTTACCAGGCAACAAGTTACAAGTTGAAAACAAAGAGGGTGAAATTATCCTCAAAGGCACAGCCGCTTCTACTGAAGAACTCAAGAAAGCTGAAACCTTAGCTAAAGAAGTTCAAGGTGTAAAGACAGTAAAGGTAGAAGCAAAAGTTGATACTGTGAAAAAGCCATAA
- a CDS encoding ABC transporter ATP-binding protein: protein MKTRSNYLQLLPYIQLQWQTIAKGLVGILGYVLATLVLINLAGKLATPFAQGNVVAIAQITGSCALVFLVRGLFQSIQDMYMAKASLRVAFHLRQQVYAHLQKLNLSYFETAKAGDLSYRLTEDVDRVGEVVNKVFHDFIPCILQLVAIPIYMVYLNWQLTLATVIIAPLMGILIGWFGERLGKYSLKSQNRVSGLSAILAEVFNGIRLVQAFAAENYEIARFGYEAERSLKAKYSAERLKAIQIPIIGFLEALSALSLLIVGAWQISQNNLTVANFFSYLAAAALLIDPIGHTTNNYNEFKQGEASVDRVFELMAIQPTVIEKINAIALPPVNGKVEYRHISFAYKPGEPVLKDISLLVSPGEAIALVGASGAGKTTFVNLLPRFYDPEVGQILIDDVDIRDVKLHSLRRQIGIVPQETIMFSGTIAQNIAFGQYIFDIKAVKEAAKIANAHQFISQLPEGYKTWVGERGVNLSGGQRQRIAIARAVLLNPQILILDEATSALDSESEALVQEALERLMEKRTVFIIAHRLSTVRRCDRILVLEQGQIVESGTHEELLALEHRYARFYAQQFS from the coding sequence TTGAAAACCCGTTCTAATTATTTGCAACTACTGCCTTATATCCAACTCCAGTGGCAAACTATCGCCAAGGGACTTGTTGGTATCTTGGGATACGTACTGGCGACATTAGTGTTGATCAATCTTGCCGGGAAATTGGCAACTCCCTTTGCACAAGGTAATGTAGTAGCGATCGCTCAAATAACTGGCAGCTGTGCCTTAGTCTTTCTTGTCAGAGGCTTATTTCAGTCTATACAAGATATGTACATGGCGAAAGCTTCTTTGCGAGTGGCTTTTCATCTCCGCCAGCAAGTCTACGCCCATCTTCAAAAGTTAAATCTCAGCTATTTTGAAACAGCAAAAGCAGGTGATTTATCTTACCGCCTCACAGAAGATGTTGACCGCGTTGGCGAAGTGGTAAATAAAGTATTTCACGACTTTATCCCCTGCATTTTGCAGTTGGTAGCAATTCCAATTTACATGGTTTACCTAAATTGGCAACTGACACTCGCAACAGTCATAATTGCCCCGCTGATGGGTATTTTAATCGGCTGGTTTGGTGAACGGTTGGGCAAGTATTCCTTAAAAAGTCAAAATCGCGTGTCGGGTTTATCAGCCATCCTGGCGGAAGTCTTCAACGGTATTCGTTTGGTACAAGCTTTTGCTGCCGAAAATTACGAAATCGCCCGCTTTGGCTATGAAGCAGAACGCAGCCTGAAAGCAAAATACTCAGCCGAACGCCTCAAAGCAATTCAGATTCCGATCATCGGATTTCTGGAAGCCTTAAGTGCGTTATCGTTACTGATTGTGGGAGCGTGGCAAATTTCCCAAAACAACTTGACAGTGGCGAATTTTTTCAGCTATCTGGCGGCGGCGGCGCTGTTAATTGATCCCATTGGTCACACTACTAATAACTACAACGAATTTAAGCAGGGTGAAGCATCTGTTGACCGCGTTTTTGAATTGATGGCAATTCAGCCGACGGTGATCGAAAAGATAAATGCGATCGCTCTCCCCCCAGTCAATGGCAAAGTAGAATATCGTCATATTTCCTTCGCCTATAAACCAGGTGAACCCGTATTAAAAGATATCAGCTTATTGGTATCGCCAGGTGAAGCGATCGCACTTGTGGGTGCTTCTGGTGCTGGTAAAACCACTTTTGTGAATCTTCTCCCCCGTTTTTACGATCCTGAAGTTGGTCAAATTTTAATTGACGATGTTGATATTCGGGATGTGAAACTGCATAGTCTGCGGCGACAAATTGGGATTGTTCCTCAAGAAACCATCATGTTTTCGGGGACGATTGCTCAAAATATCGCCTTTGGACAATATATTTTTGACATCAAAGCAGTTAAAGAGGCGGCAAAAATTGCTAATGCTCATCAGTTTATTAGCCAACTGCCAGAGGGTTATAAGACTTGGGTGGGTGAACGTGGGGTAAACTTATCTGGTGGACAAAGACAAAGAATTGCGATCGCTCGTGCTGTTCTCCTCAATCCCCAAATATTGATTCTTGATGAGGCGACATCAGCATTAGATTCCGAGTCAGAAGCACTGGTACAGGAAGCACTGGAAAGATTGATGGAAAAACGGACGGTGTTTATTATTGCTCACCGTTTATCGACAGTTAGAAGGTGCGATCGCATTTTAGTTCTCGAACAGGGACAAATCGTCGAATCGGGAACCCATGAAGAATTATTAGCTTTAGAACATCGCTATGCGCGGTTTTATGCCCAACAGTTTAGTTAG
- a CDS encoding DUF433 domain-containing protein, protein MKLEEYFNALAPDDIRLKGTRIGIESILYEYIYHCKTPEEIAEQFHTVTLEQVYATILYYLHHRSEVDAYLVDWLEFSRTIREEQQQNPSPARMRFRRMQEENALKQLQES, encoded by the coding sequence ATGAAACTGGAAGAGTATTTCAACGCCCTTGCACCAGATGACATCCGACTCAAAGGAACCCGCATTGGGATTGAGAGCATTCTTTACGAGTATATCTATCACTGCAAAACACCAGAAGAAATTGCTGAACAATTTCATACGGTGACGTTGGAACAGGTTTACGCCACGATTTTGTATTACTTGCATCATCGTTCAGAGGTTGATGCGTATCTGGTAGATTGGTTGGAATTTTCCCGAACCATACGCGAAGAGCAACAGCAAAATCCGTCTCCTGCCAGGATGAGGTTTCGGCGGATGCAGGAAGAAAATGCTCTAAAGCAGTTACAGGAAAGCTAA
- the smc gene encoding chromosome segregation protein SMC, whose amino-acid sequence MVHIKRVELTNFKSFGGTTSVPLLPGCTVISGPNGSGKSNILDALLFCLGLSSSKGMRADRLPDLVNNTQTAKGRASIEASVTVTFDLSGEDILPKTAKAQSEEAEEVKEVEEENPKSQIPNPKLGEWSVTRRLRVTHQGSYTSNYYINGEACTLTQLHEELSNLRVYPEGYNVVLQGDVTSIISMNARERREIIDELAGVAAFDRKIIQAKSTLDEVKEKEDSCRIIETELTAQRDRLSQDRAKAERYQKLRTEFLAKQSWEAVLSWRSLQTHQEKLVHEIQTGDRNSTELTTQLTNLNSEIVQKTAELEELNAHVKALGEEELLAVQSTLATQEAERKQLQRQLTELQTASQETAKRLTQTQQEIQKHRHSLQEIAETQIVETRFIASSQHQRNEAHQALETSREAAAEIASASEAWVQQQTAFNRQIEALLHTLEPQRTEQAQLRERNNQLQQLIQEQTQLIERDEPLLAEKQTECSRVETEFNTSSEPIQNLAQNLSATEQELQIQQETQKRLLFEQREKQRQLDKIEAQTQAQQEVQGTQASKVILQSGMPGLCGLVVQLGKVEPRHQLALEMAAGGRLGHIVVEDDGVAAAGIELLKQKRAGRATFLPLNKIHAPKFTQDATLRFASGFVNYAVNLVDCDRRYKDVFSYVFGNTVVFSSLEAARKNLGLYRIVTLDGELLETSGAMTGGSNSNRSALRFGNAEAAESDEAIALRSRLVDIERVLERCTEAIATLSARTKKLTQELTEARQARREQQLQLEQLQKDIKNLTAQLEGTRSQLAQNSQKLTTAQSRLEILERELPGQENELQQLRHALAELEASQTPSEWQQIQATIKIQEQQLQQRETALREAEQRLKNLENQQQRLQEKIQEGEERISQYHHEQEAQQNQLNTLSTQHSALSTLITQTRANLSVMEQNLGEEKQKRDATELEVRSHLLRQQQLQWEIEKLKETQEKRREELIALQSQLRDVGAELPNPLPEVPDKVDLEELQKELRSLTKRLQAMEPVNMLALEEYERTQNRLQELTQKLETLEGERTELLLRIENFTTLRQLAFKEAFDAVNENFQSIFAILSDGDGFLQLENPEDPFSSGLNLVAHPKGKPVQRLASMSGGEKSLTALSFIFALQRYRPSPFYAFDEVDMFLDGANVERLARMIKQQSQQAQFIVVSLRRPMIESAERTIGVTQARGAYTQVLGIKLQSSNTTA is encoded by the coding sequence ATGGTGCACATCAAGCGCGTGGAACTTACGAACTTCAAATCCTTCGGTGGCACTACTTCTGTCCCTTTGCTACCGGGGTGTACTGTCATATCTGGGCCAAATGGTTCGGGTAAATCTAATATTTTAGATGCACTGCTCTTTTGCCTGGGACTCTCCAGTTCTAAGGGAATGCGAGCCGATCGCCTACCGGATTTGGTAAATAACACCCAAACGGCTAAAGGACGCGCTTCTATTGAAGCTAGCGTGACAGTGACATTTGACTTGTCGGGGGAGGATATCTTACCCAAAACTGCAAAGGCGCAGAGTGAAGAAGCAGAAGAAGTCAAAGAAGTAGAAGAAGAAAATCCCAAATCCCAAATCCCAAATCCCAAATTGGGCGAGTGGAGTGTTACTAGAAGGCTGCGAGTCACTCACCAAGGGAGTTACACGTCAAATTACTATATCAATGGTGAAGCTTGCACACTGACGCAGTTGCATGAGGAACTAAGTAACCTACGGGTTTATCCTGAAGGCTACAACGTCGTACTGCAAGGGGATGTCACCAGTATTATCTCGATGAATGCGCGGGAACGGCGGGAAATTATTGATGAATTGGCTGGGGTGGCGGCGTTCGATCGCAAAATCATCCAAGCCAAATCAACTTTAGATGAGGTGAAGGAAAAGGAAGATAGCTGTCGGATTATTGAAACGGAATTAACTGCACAGCGCGATCGCCTTTCCCAAGATCGTGCTAAAGCTGAGAGATATCAAAAACTCCGCACAGAATTTCTAGCGAAGCAATCTTGGGAAGCTGTTTTATCATGGCGATCGCTACAAACACACCAAGAAAAATTAGTTCACGAAATTCAAACAGGCGATCGCAATTCTACTGAACTCACTACCCAACTCACAAACCTAAATTCCGAAATCGTCCAAAAAACTGCTGAACTAGAAGAACTCAATGCCCATGTCAAAGCATTGGGAGAAGAAGAACTTTTAGCGGTACAATCTACCCTCGCCACCCAAGAAGCAGAACGAAAACAACTCCAGCGTCAGCTTACAGAATTACAAACAGCTTCCCAAGAAACTGCCAAACGTCTAACTCAAACTCAGCAAGAAATTCAAAAACACCGCCATTCCCTACAAGAAATTGCCGAAACCCAAATTGTAGAGACGCGATTCATCGCGTCTTCCCAACACCAAAGAAATGAAGCCCACCAAGCCTTAGAAACCTCCCGCGAGGCCGCCGCCGAAATCGCCTCAGCTTCCGAAGCGTGGGTGCAGCAACAAACAGCATTCAACCGTCAAATTGAAGCTTTACTGCACACCCTAGAACCACAACGCACCGAACAAGCACAACTCAGGGAACGCAATAATCAGTTACAGCAACTTATCCAAGAGCAAACTCAGTTAATTGAACGCGACGAACCCCTGTTAGCAGAAAAACAAACTGAGTGCAGTCGAGTTGAAACGGAATTTAACACCTCTAGCGAACCCATCCAAAATTTAGCTCAAAATCTTTCAGCCACAGAACAAGAACTGCAAATCCAACAAGAAACCCAAAAACGGTTACTTTTTGAACAACGCGAAAAACAACGCCAGTTGGATAAAATAGAGGCGCAAACCCAAGCACAACAAGAAGTCCAAGGAACCCAAGCGAGTAAAGTCATTTTACAATCGGGAATGCCTGGACTTTGCGGTTTAGTTGTGCAGTTAGGAAAGGTGGAACCCCGCCATCAGCTAGCTTTAGAAATGGCTGCCGGTGGACGCTTGGGACACATTGTGGTGGAAGATGATGGTGTCGCTGCAGCGGGTATTGAATTGCTCAAACAGAAACGTGCAGGGAGAGCAACTTTTTTACCACTAAATAAAATTCATGCTCCCAAATTTACTCAAGATGCAACGCTGCGTTTTGCTAGCGGTTTCGTTAATTATGCTGTGAACTTAGTCGATTGCGATCGCCGTTACAAAGATGTATTCAGCTATGTTTTCGGTAACACGGTAGTTTTTTCTAGCCTGGAGGCGGCGCGGAAAAACTTAGGACTGTATCGCATCGTCACCTTAGACGGGGAATTGTTAGAAACCAGCGGTGCAATGACTGGTGGTAGTAACAGCAATCGTTCAGCGTTGCGGTTTGGCAATGCAGAAGCGGCGGAATCTGATGAAGCGATCGCTTTAAGAAGTCGCTTAGTGGATATTGAGCGGGTTTTAGAGCGTTGTACTGAAGCGATCGCCACTTTGTCAGCCAGAACCAAAAAACTCACCCAGGAACTAACCGAAGCGCGTCAAGCGCGGCGCGAACAGCAGTTGCAATTGGAGCAGTTGCAGAAAGACATTAAGAATTTAACAGCGCAATTAGAGGGGACGCGATCGCAACTCGCCCAAAACAGCCAAAAGTTAACCACTGCTCAATCCAGATTAGAAATTTTAGAGCGGGAATTACCGGGGCAAGAAAATGAGTTGCAACAATTGCGACACGCCTTAGCAGAGTTAGAGGCATCTCAAACTCCCAGTGAATGGCAACAAATCCAGGCAACCATTAAAATTCAAGAGCAACAATTGCAACAACGCGAAACGGCGTTACGAGAAGCTGAACAAAGATTAAAAAATTTGGAAAATCAGCAACAACGTTTGCAAGAAAAAATCCAAGAAGGGGAGGAGCGAATTAGCCAATATCATCACGAACAAGAGGCGCAACAAAATCAACTAAATACCCTCAGCACTCAGCACTCAGCACTCAGCACTCTCATCACCCAAACCCGCGCCAACCTCAGCGTTATGGAGCAGAATTTGGGAGAAGAGAAACAAAAACGCGACGCTACAGAACTGGAAGTGCGATCGCATCTTTTGCGCCAACAACAATTGCAATGGGAAATCGAAAAACTCAAAGAAACCCAAGAGAAGCGGCGAGAGGAACTAATTGCACTGCAAAGCCAGTTGCGGGATGTGGGAGCAGAATTGCCAAATCCCCTGCCGGAAGTTCCAGATAAAGTAGATTTAGAAGAATTGCAGAAAGAATTGCGATCGCTTACCAAACGCTTACAGGCAATGGAACCTGTTAATATGCTGGCGTTGGAAGAATACGAACGCACTCAAAACCGCCTCCAAGAACTGACGCAAAAATTAGAGACACTAGAAGGAGAACGCACCGAACTACTTTTGCGGATTGAAAACTTTACCACATTGCGGCAACTTGCCTTTAAAGAAGCTTTCGATGCCGTTAACGAAAACTTTCAATCAATTTTTGCCATTCTTTCCGACGGTGACGGCTTCTTGCAACTCGAAAATCCCGAAGATCCCTTTAGCAGCGGACTGAATTTAGTCGCGCACCCCAAAGGCAAACCCGTACAGCGCCTAGCTTCCATGTCTGGGGGAGAAAAATCACTTACAGCCTTGAGCTTTATCTTTGCCCTCCAACGCTACCGTCCATCGCCCTTTTACGCCTTTGACGAAGTAGATATGTTTTTGGATGGAGCAAACGTAGAACGATTAGCTAGAATGATTAAACAACAGTCACAACAAGCGCAATTTATAGTTGTGAGTTTGCGTCGTCCGATGATAGAATCAGCCGAACGCACAATTGGCGTTACTCAAGCACGAGGAGCTTACACTCAAGTTTTGGGGATTAAGTTACAATCATCCAATACAACTGCTTGA
- a CDS encoding carbonic anhydrase, whose protein sequence is MKRLIKGLREFKSSYFSTHQQLFEQLSQGQKPRVLFITCSDSRLDPNLITQAQVGELFVIRNAGNIIPPYGASNGGEGATIEYAVQALDIRQIIICGHSHCGAMKGLMKLHNLSDEMPLVHDWLKYAEATRRLVIDHYSHYDGEELLEIMIAENVLTQIENLRTYPVIHSKLYQGELSIYAWIYHIETGEVFAYDPQKHAYVLPQTQLPESEIDESFRSQVLNTNVGVRSPQNPQDDIQPYEKQSVSPFEWFPMRRLSPEQMERIYRGSNNGS, encoded by the coding sequence ATGAAGAGATTAATTAAAGGTCTGCGCGAATTTAAATCTAGCTATTTTTCGACACATCAACAATTGTTTGAGCAACTTTCACAAGGTCAAAAGCCCAGAGTATTATTTATTACCTGTTCTGATTCGCGTCTCGATCCAAATCTCATTACACAAGCCCAAGTTGGTGAATTATTTGTCATTCGCAATGCAGGTAACATCATTCCACCCTATGGGGCAAGTAATGGTGGTGAAGGTGCGACAATTGAATATGCTGTTCAAGCTTTAGATATTCGCCAAATTATTATTTGTGGTCACTCTCATTGCGGTGCAATGAAAGGATTAATGAAGTTACATAATCTCAGCGATGAAATGCCGCTCGTACATGATTGGCTTAAATATGCAGAGGCAACTCGAAGGCTAGTTATAGACCACTACAGTCACTACGACGGCGAAGAACTGCTAGAGATTATGATTGCCGAAAATGTTCTTACTCAAATTGAGAACTTGCGGACATATCCAGTGATTCACTCTAAGCTTTATCAGGGGGAACTCAGCATTTATGCTTGGATTTATCACATTGAAACAGGAGAAGTTTTCGCATACGATCCCCAAAAACACGCTTATGTTTTGCCTCAAACTCAGCTTCCAGAATCAGAAATAGATGAGTCGTTCAGGAGTCAGGTTCTAAATACCAATGTAGGAGTGCGTTCCCCTCAAAACCCGCAAGATGATATTCAACCTTATGAGAAACAGTCTGTTTCTCCATTTGAGTGGTTTCCAATGAGACGCCTTTCTCCAGAGCAGATGGAGCGAATTTATCGAGGTTCAAATAATGGAAGTTGA
- a CDS encoding PRC-barrel domain-containing protein, which produces MTSEQIIRRSDILNTQVITRDNGKRLGIISQVWVDIDQREVVALGLRDSLISISGIPRYMYLNNISQIGDVILVDNEDVIEDIEVESLSNLINWEVITETGEVLGKVRGFKFDGETGKLNSIVIASLGLPQIPDQFVSTYEFSVDEIVSTGPNRLIVFEGAEERVDQLTVGLLERLGIGKAPWERDEQEEYGYTPPRQVAPANQLPSGVPLQPPRQKVRAPEPVAREEEWNEDYVEEERPQRQVMKARQYESIQYEEDEEEDNWSEATGNDRYQQPQQPLKYEAKPYSKPYVDEYDDYDDVEGDAWEDEPKPVNIPKKIKERQPEYEEEGGY; this is translated from the coding sequence ATGACCTCCGAACAGATAATTAGGCGTTCCGACATATTAAATACCCAGGTGATTACCCGCGACAACGGCAAGCGGTTAGGCATCATCAGTCAAGTCTGGGTTGATATTGATCAGCGAGAGGTTGTGGCTCTTGGTTTGCGAGACAGCCTGATCTCTATTTCGGGCATACCGCGCTACATGTACCTCAACAACATCAGCCAGATTGGTGATGTCATCCTAGTTGATAACGAAGATGTAATTGAAGATATCGAAGTTGAATCTCTCAGTAATCTGATTAACTGGGAAGTAATTACAGAAACAGGTGAAGTACTAGGCAAAGTTCGGGGCTTCAAGTTCGACGGCGAAACCGGGAAGCTTAACTCCATAGTTATTGCTTCTTTAGGATTGCCCCAAATTCCCGATCAATTTGTGAGTACTTATGAGTTCTCAGTAGATGAAATTGTCAGCACTGGCCCCAATCGGTTGATTGTGTTTGAGGGAGCCGAAGAACGGGTAGACCAGTTGACAGTTGGTTTACTAGAGCGCCTGGGTATCGGAAAAGCACCCTGGGAGCGCGATGAACAAGAAGAATACGGCTATACTCCACCGCGCCAAGTTGCACCAGCCAATCAACTACCTAGCGGAGTCCCATTGCAGCCACCCAGGCAAAAAGTTCGCGCCCCCGAACCCGTAGCGCGGGAAGAAGAATGGAATGAAGACTATGTGGAAGAAGAAAGGCCACAGCGTCAGGTAATGAAGGCGCGGCAGTATGAATCTATTCAATACGAAGAAGATGAGGAAGAAGATAACTGGAGCGAGGCAACAGGCAACGACAGATATCAACAACCGCAGCAGCCGCTAAAGTATGAAGCCAAGCCTTACAGCAAGCCTTATGTTGATGAATACGATGATTATGACGACGTAGAGGGCGATGCTTGGGAAGATGAGCCGAAGCCTGTGAATATTCCCAAAAAAATCAAGGAAAGACAGCCGGAATACGAAGAAGAAGGCGGATATTAA